In the Podospora bellae-mahoneyi strain CBS 112042 chromosome 4, whole genome shotgun sequence genome, one interval contains:
- a CDS encoding putative secondary metabolism biosynthetic enzyme (antiSMASH:Cluster_2; EggNog:ENOG503P07R; SMCOG1001:short-chain dehydrogenase/reductase SDR; COG:Q), translating into MAPRSRVWLITGCSSGFGLELAKVAAARGDKVLAASRNPAKVDLSHKNITAVQLDHNKPLPDLKKAVAEIVNVYGVIDIVVNNAAYVQTGTLEEATPEETYKQFEANFFGPLNLYRAVLPQLRKQGSGTLVTIGSMAAWYPMNSCNLYNASKAALRWAGIGLAEEIKDFGIKHTLIEPGFFRTSLLKPGANLSGTPASTRMKEYDEINAKADQAFKDFNGIQLGNPVKGAEVIYDVVTSTGVAQGRELPGFFALGSDATAEIGKALDKTREDLEEWREISKISDFPEGK; encoded by the coding sequence ATGGCTCCCCGCTCTCGCGTTTGGCTCATCACCGGCTGCTCCTCCGGCTTCGGCCTCGAGCTTGCTAAGGTCGCTGCTGCCCGCGGTGACAAGGTGCTCGCTGCCTCCCGCAACCCCGCCAAAGTCGATCTCTCCCACAAGAACATCACGGCTGTCCAGCTTGACCACAACAAGCCCCTCCCTGATCTGAAGAAGGCTGTTGCCGAAATTGTCAACGTCTACGGCGTCATCGACATTGTCGTCAACAATGCAGCCTATGTCCAGACCGGCACCCTCGAAGAAGCCACTCCCGAGGAGACGTACAAGCAGTTTGAGGCCAACTTCTTCGGCCCCCTGAACCTCTACCGCGCCGTTCTTCCTCAACTAAGAAAGCAAGGATCAGGTACGCTTGTCACCATCGGCAGCATGGCCGCATGGTACCCGATGAACAGCTGCAACCTGTACAATGCCTCCAAGGCCGCTCTTCGTTGGGCCGGCATTGGTCTTgccgaggagatcaaggactTTGGCATCAAGCACACTTTGATCGAGCCCGGATTCTTCCGGACCAGCTTGCTCAAGCCAGGTGCCAACTTAAGCGGCACCCCTGCCTCCACCAGAATGAAGGAGTACGACGAAATCAACGCCAAGGCCGACCAGGCGTTCAAGGACTTCAACGGTATTCAGCTCGGCAACCCTGTCAAGGGCGCTGAGGTTATATACGATGTTGTCACCAGCACTGGTGTTGCCCAGGGCAGGGAGCTGCCTGGATTCTTTGCCTTGGGCAGTGATGCCACGGCTGAGATTGGAAAGGCTTTGGATAAGACtagggaggatttggaggagtggAGAGAGATTAGCAAGATCAGTGATTTCCCGGAAGGAAAGTAA
- a CDS encoding putative secondary metabolism biosynthetic enzyme (antiSMASH:Cluster_2; EggNog:ENOG503PD8Q; SMCOG1001:short-chain dehydrogenase/reductase SDR; COG:Q), whose product MAVARKVWLITGTSSGLGQAIARAALAKGDTVVATARDPRKISDLASAGAITERLDVTASDESLSETVNRIVSKTGTIDILVNNAGYILAGGVEEVSRDEVQAEFNTNVFGQLNVLRAVLPVMRKQKSGVVANLGSIGGWRGTPAAGLYCASKACAAIISESLRAEVAPLGIQVTVIEPGYFRTNFLAPGHKVWAKNKIEDIAPVVGATNDAFEAYDRKQPGDPEKAAQLIVEALTGTGRAQGRPLPARFSVGNDAYQIVSGILDSQKKELEEWKDLSTTTDHTD is encoded by the coding sequence ATGGCTGTCGCAAGAAAGGTCTGGCTCATCACTGGAACCTCCTCCGGTCTAGGCCAAGCCATCGCCAGAGCCGCACTTGCTAAGGGAGATACCGTCGTCGCCACTGCTCGGGACCCCCGCAAGATCTCGGATCTCGCATCAGCGGGCGCCATCACCGAGCGACTCGATGTGACAGCTTCTGACGAGTCCCTTTCTGAGACTGTCAACCGCATCGTTTCCAAAACAGGAACCATCGACATTCTTGTCAACAACGCCGGTTACATCCTTGCCGGAGGTGTCGAAGAGGTTAGCCGTGACGAAGTGCAAGCCGAATTCAACACAAATGTCTTTGGCCAGCTCAACGTCCTTCGCGCCGTGCTCCCAGTGATGCGCAAGCAAAAGTCAGGAGTGGTTGCGAACCTTGGGAGCATTGGCGGTTGGCGTGGCACCCCTGCTGCCGGTCTATACTGCGCTTCAAAGGCGTGTGCTGCCATCATCTCTGAGTCGCTACGTGCAGAGGTGGCCCCCTTGGGTATCCAGGTGACAGTCATCGAACCTGGCTACTTCCGAACCAACTTCTTGGCCCCAGGACACAAAGTCTgggccaagaacaagatTGAGGACATCGCCCCGGTTGTGGGAGCGACGAATGACGCGTTTGAGGCATACGACCGCAAGCAGCCCGGTGACCCCGAAAAGGCCGCTCAGCTGATTGTGGAAGCCTTGACCGGAACTGGTAGGGCCCAGGGACGCCCACTGCCTGCAAGGTTCTCCGTCGGGAACGATGCTTATCAGATTGTCAGTGGTATCTTGGACAGTCAAAAGAAGGAACtggaggagtggaaggaCTTGAGCACTACCACTGATCACACAGACTAA
- a CDS encoding putative NRPS-like protein biosynthetic cluster (antiSMASH:Cluster_2; COG:I; EggNog:ENOG503NYX6), protein MGIFEEREFVRPAFSPLPPQRRGGKPAKPDEISSLPGLIAFNAVNNPNHIFSHQVECHRRESNSNRERQSYIIQPVTFAQLDRSIGACAEWLRASLQTGHADRSSSKARPVALYMESDIGLFIHLSALLSLNIPALLLSARLGAHSILHLLQKTNAGTLLVSQRTEVISSEIARGPSDAKIIITEPYKAFLDSNGDTKTPVPEVGDESKLGHTALILHSSGTTGLPKPIPVPHRYLLGYAACHQFPSSEVPSWVNLSTLPLYHGFGLLAPALSLSVGLTCCLPPSSIIPAAKSTLEILQASNARSLMSVPSILQDIFSLPSVEEQSTAFALLRKMEFVAVGGGAMSPDVANSLVEKGVRLLNHYGVTEIGAIAPIFCPTPGTGYNHRYLRLRSDLGLELRPASPAAKSYRLIGYPCGWGGKHFEIQDDMQLNPDCDAGQGMEVRVLGRVDDVIVLKTGEKIMPRTLEDLLTRDANVKTAVCVGQGRFEMAVLVEPSPSATTDLEVLREQIWALVLEANETLDAHARVSSKHAIIFVTDGKTIPRSDKGSVMRRETAEMFRAEIDAAYQAIDAEGSNDDGAVFDVDNVEDVLRMLLRDVVSPSFKAGSLGSEDDFFERGLDSLQSLKLARKITSSLRRSGKCQEESLTAEFVYRRPTLSLLSHAIRTLLVEGESTESLQKPNSRTDAMKALADEYIQRLDSSRPSTTNPLVVVMTGSTGSLGAHVLSRLSSFPSVTKIICLMRGSRAAASVSPLTGDPQKSYQTQTISSAGLPPLPEASWSKITFLDSESKTHLSLDSLASEVTHILHLAWPMDFQLTLPSFRTHLDLLCDLLSLCQKASSLRPEVGVRMVFASSIAAVRYFDGDGPVPEGPVEADAPVKMGYAEAKWVCESVMKEAAEVFKSQGNKAESVTVRIGQLSGPADTDKKGGGLWKTGEHMPVLVKACQKLGVWPDLEGTVSWLPVDHAAQALTEMLLSPQVLPPFLHLENPIRQPMRDIIAIMGREMDVQPSRVDGTLVPFEEWLVLATKSGAISASLKDFFEQDFRVLGQGQIVLDTKLSRPVSKTLESESGVAKEVVEGYVRKWKATGFLE, encoded by the exons ATGGGAATctttgaagagagagagtttGTCAGGCCTGCCTTTAGCCCGCTTCCACCACAGAGAAGAGGTGGTAAGCCGGCCAAACCGGATGAGATCTCCTCACTGCCGGGGCTCATTGCATTCAACGCCGTCAACAACCCAAATCACATCTTCAGCCACCAGGTCGAATGTCATCGTCGAgagagcaacagcaacagggAGAGGCAGTCATACATCATTCAACCAGTCACGTTTGCGCAGCTGGACAGATCTATTGGGGCATGCGCAGAGTGGCTTCGTGCCTCGCTCCAAACTGGTCATGCCGACAGAAGTTCCAGCAAAGCCCGCCCGGTGGCTCTTTACATGGAGAGCGACATCGGCTTGTTTATTCACCTCAGCGCCTTGCTGAGTCTCAATATTCCCGCTCTTCTTCTATCGGCAAGACTTGGAGCCCACAGCATTTTACATCTGCTCCAAAAGACCAATGCGGGCACTCTCCTCGTGTCACAACGGACGGAAGTAATCAGCTCCGAAATTGCACGCGGGCCATCAGATGCCaagatcatcatcactgaGCCTTATAAAGCCTTTCTGGACAGCAACGGCGATACCAAGACACCTGTCCCCGAAGTGGGTGATGAATCTAAGCTGGGCCACACAGCCCTGATACTGCACTCATCAGGCACCACCGGACTGCCAAAGCCCATCCCCGTTCCTCACCGTTACCTGCTGGGATACGCCGCATGTCATCAGTTCCCGTCTTCGGAAGTTCCCTCCTGGGTCAACCTCTCAACATTACCCTTGTACCACGGTTTCGGACTTCTAGCACCTGCCCTCTCGCTCTCGGTGGGATTGACATGTTGTCTGCCGCCctcttccatcatccccgcTGCAAAGTCGACTCTGGAGATCCTTCAAGCGTCCAACGCAAGGTCGCTGATGAGCGTCCCTTCAATTTTGCAGGATATTTTCTCTTTGCCATCCGTCGAGGAACAAAGCACTGCCTTTGCGCTGCTGAGAAAGATGGAATTTGTCGCTGTAGGGGGTGGGGCAATGAGCCCTGACGTTGCCAACAGCCTGGTCGAAAAGGGTGTTAGGTTGCTGAATCACTATGGTGTCACGGAAATAGGCGCCATTGCGCCCATCTTTTGTCCCACTCCGGGAACTGGATACAACCACCGGTATTTGAGGCTGAGATCTGacttggggttggagttgcGTCCCGCTTCTCCAGCTGCAAAGTCATATCGGCTGATTGGGTATCCctgtggatggggaggaaagCACTTTGAGATCCAAGATGACATGCAGTTAAATCCTGATTGCGATGCTGGGCAGGGCATGGAAGTAAGAGTGTTGGGAAGAGTGGACGATGTTATTGTATTGAAAACTGGAGAGAAGATTATGCCGAGGACGTTGGAGGACCTTCTGACTCGTGATGCAAATGTCAAGACAGCTGTATGTGTCGGTCAGGGTCGATTCGAAATGGCGGTGCTAGTTGagccctctccttctgccACCACAGACCTGGAAGTGCTGAGAGAGCAAATCTGGGCGCTGGTTCTGGAAGCAAATGAGACGCTGGATGCTCATGCAAGAGTGAGCTCCAAACATGCCATCATATTTGTCACAGACGGCAAAACCATACCCAGGTCAGATAAAGGCAGCGTGATGCGTAGGGAGACTGCAGAAATGTTCAGAGCGGAAATCGATGCAGCCTACCAGGCTATCGATGCAGAGGGATCAAACGACGATGGAGCGGTTTTCGATGTCGACAACGTCGAAGATGTCCTCAGAATGCTCTTGAGAGACGTGGTCAGTCCGTCGTTCAAGGCAGGCAGTTTAGGGAGCGAGGATGACTTTTTCGAACGAGGTTTGGACTCGTTACAGAGCCTGAAGCTTGCAAGAAAGATCACATCTTCGCTCAGACGATCTGGCAAATGCCAGGAAGAAAGCTTGACGGCCGAGTTTGTGTATCGTCGCCCAACATTGAGCCTGCTTTCTCATGCCATCAGAACGCTATTGGTGGAGGGCGAGTCGACTGAATCTCTCCAGAAGCCCAATAGTCGAACGGATGCGATGAAGGCTTTGGCGGATGAGTACATTCAACGACTCGATTCCTCCCGGCCGTCtaccaccaacccactcgTTGTCGTGATGACAGGCAGCACCGGTAGCCTTGGCGCCCATGTTCTGTCCCGTTTATCTTCTTTTCCATCGGTAACAAAAATAATCTGTTTAATGCGCGGCTCTCGAGCAGCAGCTTCTGTGTCTCCCCTTACGGGCGACCCTCAGAAAAGCTACCAAACGCAAACCATCTCGTCAGCTggtctcccccctctcccggaAGCCTCTTGGTCCAAGATCACCTTTCTCGACTCTGAAAGCAAAACCCACCTTTCCCTGGATTCTCTCGCATCGGAAGTTACCCATATCCTCCATCTCGCCTGGCCCATGGACTTTCAGCTCACACTGCCTTCCTTCCGTACgcatcttgacctcctctGCGACCTATTGTCGCTTTGCCAAAAGGCATCTTCCCTTCGACCAGAGGTTGGGGTGCGTATGGTCTTTGCCTCTTCGATTGCCGCTGTGCGTTATTTCGATGGCGATGGACCGGTGCCGGAAGGCCCTGTCGAAGCAGACGCGCCGGTCAAAATGGGGTATGCCGAGGCAAAGTGGGTTTGCGAAAGCGTAATGAAAGAGGCTGCCGAAGTATTCAAGTCACAGGGCAATAAGGCCGAGAGTGTAACTGTCAGGATCGGGCAGCTGTCAGGGCCAGCAGATACAGAcaagaaggggggtgggctTTGGAAGACTGGGGAGCACATGCCGGTGTTGGTGAAGGCCTGCCAGAAGCTGGGGGTCTGGCCGGACTTGGAGGGG ACTGTATCATGGTTGCCAGTAGACCATGCAGCCCAAGCCCTTACCGAGATGCTGCTGTCGCCGCAAGTCTTGCCACCGTTTCTGCATCTCGAAAATCCGATCAGGCAGCCGATGAGAGACATCATTGCAATCATGGGGCGAGAGATGGACGTACAACCAAGTCGAGTAGACGGAACACTTGTGCCGTTTGAAGAGTGGTTGGTCCTTGCGACAAAGTCTGGTGCAATCAGTGCTTCCCTCAAAGACTTTTTTGAACAAGACTTTCGGGTCTTGGGCCAAGGACAGATTGTTTTGGACACCAAGCTGTCTAGACCAGTGTCTAAGACACTGGAGAGTGAAAGCGGGGTTGCGAAAGAGGTGGTCGAAGGATATGTAAGAAAATGGAAGGCGACGGGGTTTCTTGAGTGA